The Candidatus Zixiibacteriota bacterium genome contains the following window.
CGACAACCGCCGAACTGAAATTGAAGGCGGTGCGGCCGCGCCGGGCGGGATTGATTTCAAGACAGGCGGCCGCACTTCTCGGCCACGATTTACCTGCGTTTCCCCAAGTCTGATCATCGCAGCCACTTCCGATCAAAGTGTGAGGCACCGGAAAGAATTTCGGAGAGATCCGGAAGAGTCTTCCATTGGCGAGGCCGGCGCGGCAAGTTCCCACCCTGTAAGTTAGTGACTCCATATCACTTAAGAGACCGTTTCAATCCGGCATAGCACTTGCAATAGCTGACGGCGGAGGTTCACCAGCGGACCCAAGGAGTCAGAGAATGAAGATCAAGTTAGCCGCGGCCATTGTCATCGGGCTGGCCGTTTCCCTTTTCGCGCAAAATTATCCGCAGCGCGATGCATTCAACTATGACGAGTTGATGCGGCAGATACCCGCACGCGAGGTTGCCGATCCCGATCGGTACCAGTCGTCGCTATCGCTTCCCGATTCGATCAAACGGCTGGAACAGCCATTGCAACCGCAGTTTGGAGCAGCCGCAGGCGATTCGAGCAAGCTGGAATTGTTCGGCTACAATCTCTTTGCGCGGGGCGGAACGACGAACGAGATCCCGCAGAATCTGGCGCTGCCGGAGGATTACCGGCTGGGACCGGGGGACAATCTGATCGTCAATCTGTGGGGGCGGGTCGAGCAGGAATACAATCTGACAATTGACCGGCAAGGGACGGTGTTCATCCCGAAGATCGGCGAGGTGCCGTTGTGGGGACTGACGTTGCAGCAGGCGGAGCGGCGGCTGCGCGAACGACTGGCGTCAGGGTTCAGCGAGTTTGAACTGAGTGTCAGCATCGGTAAGCTCAAGTCGATCCAGGTATTCGTCTTCGGCGAGGTCAAGTTTCCGGGCAGTTACAGCGTCAATTCGCTGTCGACGTTGTTTTCGGCGCTGTATCTGGCGGGGGGTCCGAGTGATCGCGGCAGTTTGCGCAAGATTCGTTTGATCCGGGCCGGCAGCGATGTCGCGACGATCGACCTATATCAATTTCTTCTCTTTGGCAAGAACGTCGCGGGGGTATCGTTGCAGTCGGGGGACGTCGTGTTTGTCGACGTGGTCGGCAAGCGGGTGACGGTGACGGGGGCAATCAAGCGGCCGGCGGTTTACGAAATTCTGGGCGCGGAGACGATCACCGACGTGATCGAGCTGGCGGGCGGAACGCTGCCGAGCGCCTATCTGGAGAAAGTGCGCGTTGATCGGGTCACGACCGAGGATGCGTACCAGGTGATCGATCTGAACCTGAAGGACTCGACAGCGACGGTGCGGGCGTTTGTCATGGAAGACGGCGACGCGGTGGCGATCGAGTCGATTTATGATCACAAGCTCGATGTGGTCTATCTCGAAGGGCGGTTCCGCCATCCGGGGCTGTATCAGTATCGCGAAGGGTTGTCGCTGGCGACGCTGTTTCAGGAAGGCTGCGAGCTGGAGGAGCGGGCCTACCGCGGGCGGATTGACATTCTGCGCTGTGACAACGGCTACGACACGACTTTGATCACGGTCAATCCGGAAGCAGTGCTGGCCGGGACAACGGATGTCACGCTGCGCTCGCATGACCGGTTGATTTCGTACTCGCAGGAAGAAGTGATCGCGCCGAAGTCGGTGTCGATCTTCGGATTGGTCGCGCGACCGGGGGACTACGCCTATTACGAAGGGATGAAGGTCTCCGACCTGGTATTCCGGGCGGGCAACCTGCGTCCGTCGGCGTATCCGCTGCGGATTGAGCTGGCGCGGACGTTCATCGACGGCCGGCGCGAGGTGCTGTACGCCTCGCTGGACGATCCCGAGGGCGACCTGCCGCTGCAACGGAGTGACAAGATTTTTGTTCGACAGATTCCCGGTTGGGAAGATCGCGACATCGTCACGATTGAGGGCGAAGTCCGCTTCCCAGGGAAATATGTCATCACGCATGAAATGAATTCCCTCTACTCCTTGATCCAACGTGCCGGTGGTCTGACGGAAGATGCGTTTGCCACCGGCACGGTGTTTACGCGCGCGTCGATCATCAGCGATTTGAAGCGACGCGGGGTGGACGAGTTGATCAATCGGTCGATGGAGCGGGTCGAGGAGGATTCGGGGCAGATTCGGATCGATTCGTCGGCGGTTCTGCGCGACAACAGCATGTCGAACCGGATTGTCGTCTACATGGACGAGTTGCTCCTGTCCAGCGGCAGCCGGCACGACGTCAAGCTGGTTGACGGCGACCACATCTATATCCCGGCCAAGCCGGCGGGAATTCAAGTGCTGGGCGCGGTGCCCTCGATCAGCACGATTGCCTATCAGGACGGCAAGAAGGCGGAGTTTTATGTCAAGCGTGCGGGCGGGTTCATGCCCAATGCCGACAAGAAGCATGTGCAGCTGGTGCGTGCGGACGGGACGATCGTGTCGGGCCGGGGCGCGCTGTCGAAGCAGGTACATCTCGGCGATGCGATTTTTGTGCCGACGCGAATCTCGAAGGAGCGCGATTGGCTGAAGATTTTTTCAACGACGGCCTCGGTGGCGGCGAGCATCGCCACAACGATATTCGTGGTTGACCGGCTGTAGGCGTCGTGACAAGCCATGAGCAAGACAACAAAAGCACGACAGCAAGAGAAACCGGCCGTTCAGACTCCGGCGGGCACGCCGCCGCGCTCACCGATTATCTGTCTCTCCACCCAGGATTACAGCGACCTGTGGACGCGCAAGCAGCGATTCATGAACTGGTTTGCCGAGCGCGGGCACAAAGTCGTTTACGTCGAGACGCAGTGGCACTGGCTGACGTGGCTGAAGCGCAATCGGGGGAATCGGCGACGGCTCTGGAAATTTCTGAACCGGCCGCGCGAGCTTCAACCGAATTTGTCGATCGCGACGCCGCCGGTGTTGTTGCCGTTTCACCAGATGTTGCTGCCGATTGCGATCGTGAACAACGTGGTCCTGGGGTTGTGGCTGCGCTGGATTGCGGCACGGGCGAAGATCAAAGACCCGATCGTCTATTCCTATGTCCCCTACTCGCAAGTGGCGATCAGAATCTTAGGGGCGCGCAAGGTGCTGTACGAAAAGGTTGATGATCTGGCGGCGGCCAAAGGGCTGGTGCGACGCGAGACGGTCGAGCGGATGGAGAAGAGGTTTCTGGGCGCGTGCAAGTTGGTGATTGTCACCGCCGGCAGGCTGAAAGAGAAGCTGCGCGATCTTCATCCGAACGTACATGTCATTCCAAATGCCTGCGATGTACAGCATTTCCAGGGGGCGAACGAGCGTCGCGTGGCGCCGACGGCGCTGGCGGCGATTCCGACACCGCGGATCGGGTTTATGGGGATGCTGGCGTACTGGATTGATTTGGATTTGATCGATTATATCGCTGCGCACCGACCGC
Protein-coding sequences here:
- a CDS encoding SLBB domain-containing protein; the encoded protein is MKIKLAAAIVIGLAVSLFAQNYPQRDAFNYDELMRQIPAREVADPDRYQSSLSLPDSIKRLEQPLQPQFGAAAGDSSKLELFGYNLFARGGTTNEIPQNLALPEDYRLGPGDNLIVNLWGRVEQEYNLTIDRQGTVFIPKIGEVPLWGLTLQQAERRLRERLASGFSEFELSVSIGKLKSIQVFVFGEVKFPGSYSVNSLSTLFSALYLAGGPSDRGSLRKIRLIRAGSDVATIDLYQFLLFGKNVAGVSLQSGDVVFVDVVGKRVTVTGAIKRPAVYEILGAETITDVIELAGGTLPSAYLEKVRVDRVTTEDAYQVIDLNLKDSTATVRAFVMEDGDAVAIESIYDHKLDVVYLEGRFRHPGLYQYREGLSLATLFQEGCELEERAYRGRIDILRCDNGYDTTLITVNPEAVLAGTTDVTLRSHDRLISYSQEEVIAPKSVSIFGLVARPGDYAYYEGMKVSDLVFRAGNLRPSAYPLRIELARTFIDGRREVLYASLDDPEGDLPLQRSDKIFVRQIPGWEDRDIVTIEGEVRFPGKYVITHEMNSLYSLIQRAGGLTEDAFATGTVFTRASIISDLKRRGVDELINRSMERVEEDSGQIRIDSSAVLRDNSMSNRIVVYMDELLLSSGSRHDVKLVDGDHIYIPAKPAGIQVLGAVPSISTIAYQDGKKAEFYVKRAGGFMPNADKKHVQLVRADGTIVSGRGALSKQVHLGDAIFVPTRISKERDWLKIFSTTASVAASIATTIFVVDRL
- a CDS encoding glycosyltransferase, producing MSKTTKARQQEKPAVQTPAGTPPRSPIICLSTQDYSDLWTRKQRFMNWFAERGHKVVYVETQWHWLTWLKRNRGNRRRLWKFLNRPRELQPNLSIATPPVLLPFHQMLLPIAIVNNVVLGLWLRWIAARAKIKDPIVYSYVPYSQVAIRILGARKVLYEKVDDLAAAKGLVRRETVERMEKRFLGACKLVIVTAGRLKEKLRDLHPNVHVIPNACDVQHFQGANERRVAPTALAAIPTPRIGFMGMLAYWIDLDLIDYIAAHRPQWQLVFIGPIGVDVARLRKHCNVHFLGRRAYEELPELMAGIDVFINPYKRDDIAESCSPLKVFEYLASGRPVVSVPMPEIQRFTPHVRVAEHYVGFVRAIDELLALPPEERRRLQETLRELVRDDTWQNRFEQTQRLIEETFAS